The nucleotide window AACACACCGATGGTCTCTGGGGTAAGCCCGATGCCTTTGAGCCAGACGCTCCAGAAAGGCAGAAAAATGCCGTAGCTAAAAAAGTAGGTGAAATAGCTGAGCGCCAGCCAGCGCGTGGAATGCAAAACCATGAATCCCTCCCGAAATGAAGGCGCTAGTCTGGCGGTAAACGCCGGGAGGCGCAAGTGTCACATTAACAATAAATTAACATTTTTCCACTGTTGAATTGACCACTATTGCCATTGAAAAATGGGTTTCCTCCCCGCCAGAAAGCATCACCAAACCTGGCTGTCCCGGCATCTGGTGGGCATTTACCGGGTGGCTTTGAGGTTCAAGGCAAAGAAATGACTGCCCCGACATTCTGAATAGCATCAACCAGGGAGTTTGCGAAAGAAGTGTGATTTCCATCTCATTATTTCGCAATATCGCCTGCCCACTCCAGCCGGAATAGCAGACATTCAGCCACCCATCTCGTCCATATTGCGCCGAATGAAAATCCGCGTGAGCGGGTAGCTCCCCCTGCCATTGCAGCGGCAGGTGGTTTTCCCCTTCCGGCCAGTAACCACTGGCGCTGAACTGTGCCGTACTCCCAGGTTCAAAACAGAACCAGGGATGAGCCCCTAATCCATACAACATGGGTTCTGTGCCACAGTGGGTGAGCGTCAGACTGACATGGAACACATTATCGACAAGTCGGTAACACAGTTGCACCAGATAGTCGAAACCGCAGGGCTCTATGCTTCGAAGCTGTAATACACACTCGGTGGCGGAGAAGGAAACAACCTGCCAGGGCTTGATCCAACCGTCACCATGCAGATAAAAATCGGTGTCACGCGGGCTTTTCGGTAATACCACCTCACGACCATGCAGCAAAAACCGATTCCCGGCGACCCGATTTGCCAGCGGCAGCATTGGAAACAGCGGCTGCTGGCCCGGCGGTGCCTGCAAAACAGGGCGCTGATGATGGAGTGAGAACAGCGCGTTTATCGCACCACCTTGTGGATCAACGCGCAACCGCAGATGCGCGTTTTCCAGAGTAATAGCCTGCACCATCAGTGTGCCTGTTCCTGCTTAACCGCAGGGGCCACCCCGTGTCGCTGCGCCAGCTGGGTTTCCAGTGCCTCCAGCGTCACACCTTTGGTTTCAGGGACATTTCGCAGAATATAGATGAAGCCCAGCGCACAGATGATCCCGTACAGCAGGAAGCTGCCCGCTGCGCCCAACCCGGCATTCAGCAACGGGAAGGTGTAGGTGAGCAGGAAGCACGCGATCCACAGCGCCAGCGTTCCCAGCGAGATCGCCATACCACGCACGCGATTAGGAAAGATCTCAGAGAGAAGCACCCAGGTTACCGGGGCCAGCGTCAGGGCATAAATGGCAATAGCCGCCAGAACCAGCACCAGTACCGGCCACCCCATGATCCCCAACGCATAAGCTCCGGCAATCAGCACGTAGATCACGGTGAGACCACTTGCGCCCAGTAACATTAGCTTGCGTCGCCCAAGTTTATCCACCAGCGGCAATGCCGCGATAGTAAAGACCAGGTTGATAATACCGGTGGCAACGATGGATTTCAGGGTTCCGTTGATATCAAATCCGGCGGAGGCAAATATCTCCTGAGCGTAGTTAAAGATGACGTTGATACCGCACCACTGCTGAAACACCGCCAGCACCATCCCGATAATGACGATGGGTTTAACCTGAGGGGCGAGCAGCGCAGAGTAAGAGACTTTGTTGTTGTCTTTCACCAGCGTCTGGGCTATTTCCTGCAAGGTTTGACTGGCATAAGCCGTGGAGCCAATTCGTTCAAGTGTGGCCCGGGCACGCTCCGTTTTTCCGGCTTTCATCAGCCAGCGCGGTGATTCAGGCACCAGGAACATCAGCACCAGAAAGACCACTGCCGGGAGCAGCTCTGCACCAAACATCCAGCGCCAGCCCACCTGGCCGTTCCAGGTGTTGAGGAGTGTTTGCTGCGTGGCACCGCTGGCAACAGGATCGGCAATCATCAGGTTTACCAACTGTGCCGCCAGCACACCGATAACAATGGTCAGTTGGTTAACGGCAACAAAGCGTCCACGCTTTTCCGCCGGGCTGACCTCGGCGATATAGAGCGGGCTCAATGCCGACGCCAGACCAATCCCCAACCCACCGACAATGCGGTAGATAATGAACATATCGAAATTGCTCGCCAGCGCCGTACCCAACGCCGACGCGCTGAACAGGATTGCCGAGAGAATTAGCGGGATCTTTCGTCCGAGACGGTCGGCGCACCAGCCAGAAATGAGCGCGCCAAACACGCATCCGGCCAGAGCAGAACTCATCGCCCAGCCAGACTGAGCAGGATCGGTAATCGAAAAGTACGCCTCATAAAACGGCTTCGCACCACCAATCACCACCCAGTCATAACCAAACAATAAACCACCGCAGGCCGCCACCAGACAGATCGTCCAGATGTAGCCCATTTTGAGATGTGTCTGCGCGTTATTCATTTTGATTCCTCTATAAGGGAAACGCAGGGAACAGTAGGGTTTGGGCGGGTTCTCCCGCCCGGTTAAGGTTCAGGCAAAGATGCCGCATCGCTGTGCATGCAGAATAAGATGCGCTTTATCGTGAGCAGGATTTATCGCCAGCAGTTGTTGCATCGCTTTCTGACTGGCTGACATTTCGCCCAGCCCCAGATGCCCCAACGCCTCGATAAACAGACAGTGTTGCTGGTGCTGCACCGCTGCAGACGTATCAAGAACAACCAGATCCGGAAGCGATACTGCAAAGAAATCGGCTTCGGGGATATCGTTGTGGTGATGCTCTACCCATTTCAGGAAACTACGGAAGTGCCGCCCGGCCTCTTCCACCTGACCGCCTGCCCGTAACGCCATACCCTGCCAGAACAGATAATCCGCTGGCTGGTCGTTGTAGTAGCGGCCAGCGTCGAGCGTTGTGCCACCGCACGCAGCCTGCTGGAAGTGCAACTGCGCCTGCTGCAGCTCACCTTTTTTCAGCGCACAGAAGCCAAGCAGATATCTGATGTCATTATCTGTCTGTCCGGGTAAGCGCCCTTCCCCCAGGTTGCGCGGATACTGGAGCGCTTCTCCCAGCCAGCGCATGGCCGCGGGGATGTCGTTCTCCGCAATGGCATCTAACGCCTGGTGCATCTGGTTGAGAAGATATTGCCCGGTGACTTTGCCCTCGCCGCCCTCCCAGGGATGGAACTGGCGAGTCTGTAGGATCTGCGCCGCCGCCGCATACTGCCCCTGGCTATTCCACAGACTTAACAGCTCCGCCGTCAGATCATCACGTCGCATAACAACCGCCATATGAGTCTCAAGCAGGCTCAGGCGCTCGCTGGCCGCTGTGGCTGTTAGCTTCTTCAGGTAATCCAGCTCAAACAGAAAACGGGCATTGTCCGGCTCGATGTCAACGGCCCGCTGCAGTCTGGCCATCGCAGCTGTCGCGTCGTGCTGCTTATTCCAGGCATAGATCCCCAACAGACGGTGCGCAGGCGCATAGTCCGGCAGGCGCACTAAAGTATCCTGCCAACAGGAAACGGCCTCGTCATACCGGCGTTTGCTATACCAGAAACAGCCCAGCAGATAACCTGCAAACGGATCATCTTTGAGAGTCTGCAGCATCTGAACTTCATCGAGCGTATTGGGGAAACGAACATGCCGGGCGTGGCAGTTCTGCGCCGCATCCAGTAAGCGCTCACGCACCTCTCGTTTTTGGCTCAGTGATGCCTGCCACAGCAACGGAATTGTCTCCTGGCAGTCCAGCAGCATCAGCACCTTCTCTGCCGCATCTGTGCGTCCCAGAGAAACCAGCCACCCGGAGAGCATACTGGCGTTAATCCCGCGCCGCCCGGTGACCTGCAACAACATCGCCTGTGATTCCGGGTCCTGAGCGAGCAGCCAACGCGCACAGTGAAGCGGATAGCTCAGCGGATACTGCGTCAGACTTTGACTGATAAAGTCCAGTGCCTCGTCCTGGTGCCCGCAATCAAATAGCGCCAGTGCTTTCAGCCCCATTGCCAGATGGTTTGCCCCGTTTACCTGCAGGCTAACAGTGACTTTTTCGAGGGCGTCTTTCGCATCGCCACGCTTCATCGCCAGACGTGCCAGTGCCCAAAATGCCGCATCCCGACAGTTGCCGCTCCACGATGCTTTGAAGTAGTTATCCCATGCCCCTGTGATATCCCCCTGTCGCTCGAGTGCCGTTGCCAACAGCATGCTGGCCTCTCCATCGCGGGGGTTTTTATTCAACCGATGGGCACGCGTGAGTGCGGCGCGGGCACAGCGTTCCGCCAGTACCCAGTCAGCGGAGTTAAGTGCAAGCGTGCCCAGGGCAACGTTGTTACGATAATCATATGGGTCGAGTTCAATCGCCCGGCGGTAATAATCAGCCGCAAAGCGGCTGGCATGGTTGTACTGTTCCAGATGCTGACCAATAAAATAGAGCTCATCAGCGTTAGTGATGTTTTCTGGCATTGCAGGGGCGCGGGCAGGATCGGGTAACGATGTCTCCTGTGCCTGATGTTCCTGATAGTGAAGTAGCGTCTGGCCCTGTGCCGACTTAACCGTCATGGTTAAGCGCTGCGGGTAATTATCCGGCAATGTTTGTTGCCAGCTTTCTCCCGGCGCTAACGTCAGATGGGTTTCAAAAATCGGCTTCTGGTCGGCACTCAGTTCGACGAGGATGTTATCCAGCGGGGCAATGGCGTAGATCCCAGTCTGCAGCAGCGGCGACTCTCTGACCAATTTCATCGCCACCTGAGTGCTGGCATTTTGCACCATCCCCAACTCGCTATAGGGCAGGAAGTTCTGAACGAAGATCTTCTCTTCAAACGGTGCGAGCCACGTGAAGTCTGGTTGGTTGTCGGTGAACACTCCGGTCATCAGTTCGATATAGGGGCCATTTTCATCAGTCAGATTACGATCCCAGGCCTGGCCAAAATCATCGTAACCCCAGCTCCACTGTTTTTTACCCGGCGAGACATGGTGATCGGCAACGTGCAGCAGGCCACCTCGTTCATCGTGATGGTAAGCCCCGACAAAATCGTAATCTGATTTTTCAGCCATGTAGGAGGTTGGTACTGGTACATTTCGGTAGCGGGAGATATCCACTCCCGCCGAATAGTCCACCTTGTAGTAAGTACCCGTGGCGATAGGGAAAGCCGAGACATCACGCTTACCGTGATCAAAAACGGCGGTGACATCCGGTGGGAAGACACTCTGGTGCGCATCGCCACCTTTGACAGCCGGGTTCGCCCACCACAGGAAATGGCGCGGTGTCACATTACCGTTAAAGACTTTGCCGGTGATTTCGATCAACGCGCGGTCAGGATAGAGAGTAAATCCCGTCATCACCTGCAGGCCACGCATCGGCTCCACTTCCCCCATCCAGACGGTTTGCTCGCCGTTTTCACCAGCCTGCCGGGTGAAATCAACCGGCATAAAGGTTGTTGGGCGGTGATGCTGCGGCCAGTTGAACTCGATACCACCGGAGATCCACGGCCCCAACAACCCCACCAGCGCAGGTTTAACCACTTCGTTGTAGTAGACGAAATCACGCTGCTTTACTTTGTCGTAAGCACGATGGATACGTCCGCCAAGTTCAGGCAGTAGCATCACACGAATGAAATCATTCTCCAGCCAAACCGCCTGGTAGTCGCGCATTTCGCGTTCCCCGGTCAGCGTATCAATGACGCCGTAGGGATAGACCGCGCCTGAGGAGCCCTGATAGACGCGTTTTTCCAGAAACATGGGGTTGGGATCTTCAGCCCCTGTCGTCCACGTCGGAAGGGTAATGGTTTCCTGCCATACCTTAACTGAACCGTGCATTCTGCTCTCCACTAAATGAAATAAAGTAAAAAATGGAATACATCGAGTTTATAGTGTGTATTCGCTGCTAAAATGCGCAGCGTTCACGCAATACAGTTAAGGGAGTTAAGTATATGTTGCGAGCGGGTTTGAATAATGCACGGGTTCGTCAGGCCAACAAGGTGATATTTTTGTCGCATTTATGGCGTGAAAAACAGCTGAGTAAATCGCGTCTGGCGCAGCTGACGGGGCTGTCAATTCCGGCGGTGAGCAACATTCTTGAAGAACTGCTTGATGAGGGGCGAATCAGCCATTCGGCAGAAAAAATGAGTGCCCGCGGGCTCAATAGTGGTAGCTATCAAATCCCCCATCATGGAGCATGGACGCTATGCATGACGGTCTCACCCACCAGCATTGAGTGTCAGCTTGCGGATGCCCGCCTGCTGGCAGTGGGCGATCTTCAGCACATCACCATCAATGCGCCCGATCCACAGACCCTTCTCGGCGCGATAGCAAACTGCTGGCGGCAGTATCACAAACGTTACCCTGAACAGCGAATCAATCTTGCGTTGGGCGTGCATGGGCAGGTCGACCCGGTCACAGGGGTATCGCAAACGATGCCACAAGCGCAGTGGAAAGCACCGCTCGAGATGAAATATCTGCTTGAGGAACAGCTGGGGATCCACGTCAGGATAGATAATGACTGCGTGATGCTGGCTCTGGCGGAAAAATGGCAAAACCCTGGGGCGGATCAAGATTTTTGCGTCATAAACGTCGATTACGGAATTGGTTCATCCTTTGTAATAAACGATCAGATTTATCGCGGCAACCTCTACGGAAGTGGACAGATCGGGCACACTATTGTGGATCCAGACGGCAACGCCTGTGACTGCGGCCGCTACGGTTGCCTTGAAACGATCGCCTCGTTGAGCGCTCTGAAGAAGCAGGCCCGCGTCTGGTTAAAAACCCAGCCTGGAGCAGAATTCTCACCGGAACAACTCACGACCAGCGCACTGATCCACGCCTGGCAGCAAGGAGACGTACGGGTTCAGGCGTGGGTAGAAAACGCGGCCAACGCTATTGGTCTGAGCCTGTATAATTTTCTCAATATCCTGAATATTAACCAGATATGGCTTTACGGGCGTAGCTGCGCGTTTGGAGAGAGCTGGCTCAATGCCATCACTCACCAAACAGGATTTAACCCTTTTGATAAAAATGATGGGCCGGGAATTAAAGCAACGCATATCAGTTTTGGCCGACTCAGCCGCACGCAGCAAATTCTGGGGATTGGTTATTTATATGTGGAATCGCAGTTAGGTGAATAATAGCGATACCCATTTTTTAAATCACCCTGATACCTGATTTATGAAGAAAAGCTGAATGGCAGAGTATTGATTTGTGTATTAGTTTTAAAACAGGTCCCCTCAAAAACGAGCCTGCTATGAACACTCTACGCT belongs to Enterobacter cloacae and includes:
- the yphB gene encoding hypothetical protein, which encodes MVQAITLENAHLRLRVDPQGGAINALFSLHHQRPVLQAPPGQQPLFPMLPLANRVAGNRFLLHGREVVLPKSPRDTDFYLHGDGWIKPWQVVSFSATECVLQLRSIEPCGFDYLVQLCYRLVDNVFHVSLTLTHCGTEPMLYGLGAHPWFCFEPGSTAQFSASGYWPEGENHLPLQWQGELPAHADFHSAQYGRDGWLNVCYSGWSGQAILRNNEMEITLLSQTPWLMLFRMSGQSFLCLEPQSHPVNAHQMPGQPGLVMLSGGEETHFSMAIVVNSTVEKC
- a CDS encoding MFS transporter, with the translated sequence MNNAQTHLKMGYIWTICLVAACGGLLFGYDWVVIGGAKPFYEAYFSITDPAQSGWAMSSALAGCVFGALISGWCADRLGRKIPLILSAILFSASALGTALASNFDMFIIYRIVGGLGIGLASALSPLYIAEVSPAEKRGRFVAVNQLTIVIGVLAAQLVNLMIADPVASGATQQTLLNTWNGQVGWRWMFGAELLPAVVFLVLMFLVPESPRWLMKAGKTERARATLERIGSTAYASQTLQEIAQTLVKDNNKVSYSALLAPQVKPIVIIGMVLAVFQQWCGINVIFNYAQEIFASAGFDINGTLKSIVATGIINLVFTIAALPLVDKLGRRKLMLLGASGLTVIYVLIAGAYALGIMGWPVLVLVLAAIAIYALTLAPVTWVLLSEIFPNRVRGMAISLGTLALWIACFLLTYTFPLLNAGLGAAGSFLLYGIICALGFIYILRNVPETKGVTLEALETQLAQRHGVAPAVKQEQAH
- the yphH gene encoding hypothetical protein, whose protein sequence is MLRAGLNNARVRQANKVIFLSHLWREKQLSKSRLAQLTGLSIPAVSNILEELLDEGRISHSAEKMSARGLNSGSYQIPHHGAWTLCMTVSPTSIECQLADARLLAVGDLQHITINAPDPQTLLGAIANCWRQYHKRYPEQRINLALGVHGQVDPVTGVSQTMPQAQWKAPLEMKYLLEEQLGIHVRIDNDCVMLALAEKWQNPGADQDFCVINVDYGIGSSFVINDQIYRGNLYGSGQIGHTIVDPDGNACDCGRYGCLETIASLSALKKQARVWLKTQPGAEFSPEQLTTSALIHAWQQGDVRVQAWVENAANAIGLSLYNFLNILNINQIWLYGRSCAFGESWLNAITHQTGFNPFDKNDGPGIKATHISFGRLSRTQQILGIGYLYVESQLGE